The following proteins are encoded in a genomic region of Nitratireductor sp. GISD-1A_MAKvit:
- a CDS encoding glycosyltransferase family 2 protein, whose translation MRCERTSFALAKTRVAVGIATTGRRAILRSVLPHLTRQSRLPDEVVICAADVSDVDCAALGGLEGRTRVVLSEKGLCRQRNRILDCTEQTDILLFLDDDFLAAPSYLAEMADLFERHPEVVMTTGVVDADGILGPGIPLDEGLQYLGKRTSADPAPREQAGKGTLDLQCLRMQHGRSHVDRARLRFAVR comes from the coding sequence ATGCGATGTGAACGCACGAGTTTTGCACTGGCGAAAACGCGTGTGGCTGTCGGCATCGCCACGACTGGCCGGCGGGCGATCCTCCGCTCGGTTCTTCCACATCTCACGCGGCAGTCGCGCCTGCCTGATGAGGTTGTCATCTGCGCGGCAGACGTGAGTGATGTCGATTGCGCTGCGCTGGGAGGGCTGGAAGGCCGTACGAGGGTGGTTCTCTCGGAAAAGGGATTGTGCCGCCAGAGAAACCGCATCCTCGATTGCACGGAACAGACCGACATTCTTCTGTTCCTCGACGACGATTTTCTCGCTGCACCCTCCTATCTTGCAGAGATGGCGGACCTGTTTGAGCGCCATCCCGAGGTGGTGATGACCACGGGTGTCGTGGATGCAGACGGTATTCTGGGGCCAGGCATCCCGCTGGATGAGGGGCTGCAATACCTTGGAAAACGGACCTCGGCCGATCCGGCCCCCCGGGAACAGGCAGGAAAAGGAACGCTCGATCTACAATGCCTACGGATGCAACATGGCCGTTCGCATGTCGACCGTGCGCGGTTACGGTTTGCGGTTCGATGA
- a CDS encoding GumC family protein, with translation MVVQEIRKLSGADRAPQDSGQQADYISFRDIWAFLRRHFFILAFCSAAGGALGALYISRTQPLYTSIARIVIDREQARIASQDVSTGTIIIETAEIASEVEIVKSEAIARSVIQQLNLTEDPEIQNSTSWRSTLRNAVSAGLSLFETMSSDDAASAPAPDAEDIMRRTMAGFLGRVSVRRVGQSYVLEIGYTSIDPDKAARAANAIAHTYMQSSLDAKAQIIARGAQWIEDRLVEIGQQAQEAALGVEEYRSRNDIAQVGTSGIDQQQLTEISSQLLSAQAAIAGEAARLATINRILAGELPDSYVSEALSNTEINRLRSDLGVARARLETLMTRYGATSEPTRAARAEIARLEAQINSELVRIQGVYRSNLDTARAREKLLREQLDVIKGSVTEKNLARVQLTELESRAATYRRMYESVLQQLISTLQKQSFPIGDARMVAAATPPLSKIWPKTTLIIPMSLMLGFAGGLGLAGLRDVLDRRISSGERLGRELGLPTLGYVPFTRFQSAAGKDALRFVLDAPYSGFSEALRGAKSSIDAVFPAGGPIVIGVTSVGSGEGKSTIAANLGQLYANEGFRVVLVDASFARPYLSLQAAKSGTSAGLRIHRSDGHGEEEPDVKGKSGKKVSVEDAPVLPVLTVEQIRKAAHPGHRFGHLPALKSQLEALRQDHDAVIVDLSAFASSADARAASAYVDGILLILGTRRKMTVEWLAGALATFGKSRVGILGVVFNKRRTGRWWRPRSNALPGRGGYHAM, from the coding sequence ATGGTGGTGCAGGAAATCAGAAAGCTGTCGGGGGCAGACAGGGCTCCGCAGGACAGTGGTCAGCAGGCGGACTACATCTCTTTCCGAGACATATGGGCCTTTTTGCGCCGGCATTTCTTTATCCTCGCTTTCTGTTCGGCAGCAGGCGGAGCGCTTGGCGCGCTCTACATATCCAGAACCCAGCCCCTCTACACCTCGATCGCACGCATCGTGATCGATCGCGAACAGGCACGCATCGCCTCTCAGGATGTCTCGACCGGCACGATCATCATCGAGACCGCAGAGATTGCGAGCGAGGTTGAAATCGTCAAGTCGGAGGCCATCGCCCGTTCGGTGATCCAACAGCTGAACCTGACCGAGGATCCCGAGATCCAGAACAGCACGTCGTGGCGCTCGACACTGCGCAACGCCGTGTCAGCCGGGCTCTCGCTCTTCGAGACAATGTCCAGTGACGATGCAGCCAGTGCCCCGGCGCCGGATGCCGAAGACATTATGCGGCGCACCATGGCCGGGTTTCTGGGCCGGGTTTCCGTGCGGCGCGTGGGGCAGTCCTATGTGCTGGAAATCGGCTACACCTCCATCGATCCCGACAAGGCGGCCCGGGCAGCCAATGCCATTGCCCACACCTATATGCAGTCGAGCCTTGATGCGAAGGCGCAGATCATCGCGCGGGGTGCGCAATGGATCGAGGATCGCCTGGTCGAAATCGGACAGCAGGCACAGGAGGCCGCTCTCGGCGTCGAGGAATACAGAAGCCGCAACGACATCGCTCAGGTTGGCACATCCGGTATCGATCAGCAGCAGCTCACGGAGATCAGCAGCCAGCTGCTTTCCGCCCAGGCTGCAATCGCGGGTGAGGCAGCCCGGCTGGCGACAATCAATCGCATTCTGGCCGGAGAGCTGCCTGACAGTTATGTGAGTGAGGCGCTGAGCAACACGGAAATCAACCGGTTGAGAAGTGATCTGGGTGTGGCGCGGGCGCGGCTTGAGACCCTCATGACACGGTATGGCGCCACGAGTGAACCGACACGTGCCGCCCGGGCCGAGATCGCCCGCCTCGAAGCGCAGATCAATTCCGAACTCGTGCGGATTCAGGGTGTCTACCGATCGAATCTCGACACCGCCCGAGCGCGCGAAAAACTGCTTCGGGAACAGCTCGATGTCATCAAGGGCAGTGTGACGGAAAAAAATCTCGCACGCGTGCAGCTGACGGAACTGGAAAGCCGGGCGGCGACCTACCGGCGCATGTATGAAAGTGTCCTGCAGCAGCTGATCAGCACCCTGCAGAAACAGTCGTTCCCCATCGGCGATGCGCGGATGGTTGCAGCCGCCACTCCGCCGCTGTCGAAGATCTGGCCAAAGACCACGCTGATCATTCCGATGTCACTGATGCTGGGTTTCGCCGGCGGTCTCGGGCTGGCGGGACTGCGCGACGTGCTCGACAGGCGCATCAGTTCGGGAGAGCGTCTTGGCAGGGAGCTCGGCCTGCCCACACTCGGTTACGTGCCCTTCACGCGGTTTCAGTCTGCCGCTGGCAAGGATGCTCTTCGCTTTGTGCTGGATGCGCCATATTCGGGATTTTCCGAAGCACTGAGAGGTGCCAAGAGTTCGATCGATGCGGTCTTTCCTGCAGGTGGGCCCATCGTTATCGGAGTGACGTCCGTGGGCAGCGGAGAGGGCAAAAGCACCATAGCGGCCAATCTGGGGCAGCTTTATGCAAATGAAGGGTTTCGGGTGGTGCTGGTCGATGCAAGCTTTGCAAGACCTTATCTCAGCCTTCAGGCCGCGAAATCGGGGACTTCGGCGGGTTTGCGGATTCATCGCAGCGATGGCCATGGTGAGGAAGAGCCGGACGTCAAAGGCAAATCCGGCAAGAAGGTCTCCGTCGAGGACGCGCCGGTTCTGCCTGTCCTCACGGTGGAACAGATCCGCAAGGCTGCACATCCCGGACACCGGTTCGGGCACCTTCCCGCGCTGAAGAGCCAGTTGGAAGCTCTGCGACAGGACCATGACGCGGTCATTGTCGATCTGTCTGCTTTCGCCAGTTCCGCCGACGCGCGGGCCGCCAGCGCCTATGTGGATGGCATCCTGCTCATCCTCGGCACCCGGCGAAAGATGACCGTGGAATGGCTTGCTGGCGCCCTTGCCACTTTTGGAAAGTCCCGGGTGGGAATTCTGGGCGTGGTGTTCAACAAGCGCAGGACCGGCCGGTGGTGGCGTCCGCGCTCAAACGCCCTGCCCGGACGGGGAGGATATCATGCGATGTGA
- a CDS encoding polysaccharide biosynthesis/export family protein → MTGDRINHAATGRVGQACSLTGLVTVLAFLFVLPGPGTARAADEFLLLPQTRLRISVVEWMEAQGEYREWTALNGEYVISPAGTVALPLVGPVQTRKQTALDLAQQISQALQRKTGLLAPPATTVEVVRYPSIFVTGSVERPGEFEFRPGLTVMQALAMAGGRVRRTDLAGGYSELEQIRYAGEIGRIDLQLLQLATRRARLDAELLDNAKVDFEAALAGRPLAGHAAQFVRDEQAIFEARRNAFQRQSKALEELGMLFREEIRILGEKMIAQDRQIGIAEEELKTVAQLVKKGTVTKSRETGLERIVADLQSSRLDLAVASMRAQQRLSETERDALSLEGARRTEIGTELQKVNLEIDDLELRRSVTEQLLQATGASLLRRGERAFEQQPLRFDILREGSREGGADISETTPLRPGDVLEVQLDLRRAAAPQAAAGTGARQARAR, encoded by the coding sequence ATGACAGGCGACAGGATCAATCATGCTGCAACGGGCCGCGTCGGGCAGGCGTGCAGTCTCACCGGACTCGTGACGGTACTCGCCTTTCTGTTCGTGCTCCCCGGGCCCGGAACGGCCCGTGCCGCCGACGAGTTTCTCCTGCTTCCGCAGACGCGTCTCCGGATCTCGGTGGTCGAGTGGATGGAGGCGCAGGGTGAGTATCGGGAATGGACTGCACTCAATGGAGAGTATGTCATCTCCCCGGCCGGTACGGTCGCGCTCCCGCTGGTCGGCCCGGTGCAGACCCGGAAGCAGACGGCCTTGGATCTGGCGCAGCAGATTTCGCAGGCCCTGCAGCGCAAAACCGGACTTCTCGCCCCCCCTGCAACCACGGTGGAGGTCGTCCGCTATCCCTCCATATTCGTGACCGGCAGCGTTGAGCGGCCGGGAGAATTCGAGTTCAGGCCGGGCCTGACGGTCATGCAGGCACTGGCCATGGCCGGTGGCCGGGTACGCCGAACCGACCTGGCTGGCGGATATTCCGAACTCGAGCAGATCCGCTACGCCGGCGAGATTGGCCGCATTGACCTGCAACTTCTGCAACTGGCGACGCGGCGTGCGCGGCTCGATGCGGAACTGCTCGACAATGCGAAAGTGGATTTCGAGGCGGCCCTCGCAGGGCGTCCGCTGGCGGGGCACGCAGCCCAGTTCGTTCGCGACGAGCAGGCGATTTTCGAAGCGCGGCGAAATGCCTTTCAGCGCCAGAGCAAGGCTCTGGAAGAGCTGGGCATGCTCTTTCGTGAGGAGATCAGAATACTGGGCGAGAAGATGATTGCCCAGGACCGGCAGATCGGGATTGCCGAGGAAGAGCTCAAGACTGTCGCCCAGCTGGTCAAGAAAGGCACGGTCACGAAATCACGCGAAACCGGGCTTGAGCGCATCGTGGCCGATCTGCAGTCCAGCCGTCTGGATCTTGCGGTCGCTTCCATGCGGGCACAGCAGCGCCTGAGCGAGACGGAGCGCGACGCGCTCAGCCTTGAAGGCGCGCGGCGAACGGAAATCGGCACGGAGCTGCAGAAGGTCAATCTGGAAATCGATGATCTGGAGCTGCGCCGCAGCGTGACGGAGCAGCTTCTTCAGGCAACCGGTGCGTCGCTCCTTCGCCGTGGCGAGCGGGCGTTCGAACAGCAGCCCCTGCGTTTCGACATTCTCCGCGAGGGATCACGTGAAGGAGGGGCGGACATCTCCGAGACGACACCGCTCCGGCCCGGCGACGTACTGGAAGTGCAGCTGGATTTGCGGCGGGCGGCAGCGCCGCAGGCGGCCGCTGGAACCGGGGCGCGGCAGGCACGGGCACGATAG
- a CDS encoding glycosyltransferase, protein MRVAIVHYWLVSMRGGEKVVEALCDMYPDADIFTLVYDENRVSEKIRRHRVIPSFLQKIPGAKRHYQSLLPLMPFALESLDVSRYDLVISSESGPAKGITPGPQATHVCYCHSPMRYVWDHYHFYRANAGIPARLLMPWLAPALRAWDVTTAARVDAFVANSRHVADRIGKYYRRHATVLNPPVSVNDFTPGDGVGDYYLVAGQLVGYKRVELAVRAFTRMKRKLVVIGEGPEAAELKRMAGPTITFLGRVPFEELRNAMAHCRALVFPGTEDFGIVPVEVMASGRPVIAHASGGILDSVVPDRTGLLFDDQTEDGLVEAVLRFEARETTFRTGDIRNHALQFGEDRFKQRLQLIIDQEIERRKPRPHALSPALRTRVPLQVRMQRDVPQDHHLRNGA, encoded by the coding sequence GTGCGCGTCGCCATTGTCCATTACTGGCTCGTTTCCATGCGCGGAGGCGAGAAGGTCGTCGAGGCTCTGTGCGACATGTATCCCGATGCGGATATTTTCACTCTCGTCTACGACGAAAACCGGGTTTCGGAGAAGATTCGCAGACACCGGGTCATCCCCTCGTTTCTGCAGAAGATTCCAGGAGCAAAGCGACACTATCAATCGCTTCTCCCCCTCATGCCCTTTGCGCTCGAGAGCCTCGACGTCTCCCGATACGATCTTGTCATCTCCAGTGAATCCGGACCTGCAAAGGGCATCACCCCGGGGCCACAGGCGACGCATGTGTGCTACTGCCACTCGCCCATGCGCTATGTGTGGGACCACTACCATTTCTATCGCGCCAATGCCGGGATTCCCGCGCGGCTGCTGATGCCATGGCTCGCTCCAGCCCTGCGTGCATGGGACGTGACCACCGCAGCCAGGGTCGATGCCTTCGTGGCCAATTCACGCCATGTGGCAGACCGCATCGGCAAATATTACAGACGCCACGCCACCGTTCTCAACCCGCCGGTCAGCGTGAACGACTTCACCCCGGGCGACGGCGTTGGAGACTACTATCTCGTTGCCGGACAACTGGTGGGCTACAAGCGGGTTGAGCTGGCCGTCCGCGCCTTCACCAGAATGAAGCGCAAGCTCGTCGTGATTGGCGAAGGGCCGGAGGCGGCAGAGCTGAAGCGCATGGCCGGCCCCACCATCACCTTTCTGGGGCGTGTCCCCTTTGAAGAGCTCAGGAATGCGATGGCGCATTGCCGCGCTCTTGTCTTTCCCGGCACCGAGGATTTCGGGATCGTGCCCGTGGAAGTCATGGCGAGTGGACGACCGGTCATCGCCCATGCGAGCGGTGGCATTCTCGATTCCGTCGTGCCGGATCGGACGGGGCTTCTCTTCGATGACCAGACCGAAGACGGCCTCGTCGAGGCGGTCCTCCGCTTCGAGGCACGGGAGACGACTTTCCGTACCGGGGACATTCGAAATCACGCCCTGCAGTTCGGTGAAGACCGGTTTAAACAACGCCTGCAGCTGATCATCGACCAGGAGATCGAGAGACGGAAGCCGCGTCCCCACGCGCTATCGCCGGCACTTCGCACACGCGTGCCCCTTCAGGTGCGCATGCAAAGGGACGTCCCCCAGGATCACCATCTGAGAAACGGAGCGTGA
- the panB gene encoding 3-methyl-2-oxobutanoate hydroxymethyltransferase, producing the protein MSVNARSAAVTPRGILARKGGEPLVCLTAYTTPMARLVDRHCDIVLVGDSVGMVLHGLPDTLGVTLDMMILHGKAVRRGLERSLLVVDMPFGTYEETPEQAFRNASRLMAETGCGAVKIEGGQSMESTIRFLTRRGIPVMAHIGLTPQAVHMLGGYRVQGRGDDAAHILRDAEAVAQAGAFSVVLEKVPAALADRITAAITIPTIGIGASVNCDGQILVIDDMLGMFQDFQPKFVKRFARIGEIAKSAIADYAAAVRARQFPNETHVFTDAPAVEQGEP; encoded by the coding sequence TTGAGCGTCAATGCACGGAGCGCGGCTGTCACACCGCGCGGCATACTGGCGAGAAAGGGAGGCGAACCGCTCGTCTGCCTGACCGCCTACACGACACCCATGGCACGTCTCGTAGACCGCCATTGCGACATCGTTCTTGTGGGCGACAGTGTCGGCATGGTGTTGCACGGACTTCCAGACACGCTCGGCGTGACACTGGACATGATGATCCTGCATGGAAAGGCTGTCCGCCGTGGCCTCGAGCGGTCTCTCCTCGTGGTCGACATGCCGTTCGGCACCTACGAGGAAACGCCCGAACAGGCGTTTCGCAACGCGTCGCGGCTGATGGCCGAAACGGGCTGTGGTGCCGTGAAGATCGAGGGCGGCCAGAGCATGGAGAGCACCATCCGTTTCCTGACCCGCCGCGGCATCCCGGTCATGGCGCATATCGGACTGACCCCTCAGGCGGTTCACATGCTCGGTGGATACCGGGTGCAGGGTCGTGGTGACGACGCCGCGCACATTCTGCGCGATGCCGAAGCCGTGGCCCAGGCGGGCGCCTTTTCGGTCGTGCTGGAAAAGGTCCCGGCAGCGCTCGCAGACCGGATCACTGCCGCGATCACCATACCCACCATCGGGATCGGCGCTTCGGTGAACTGCGACGGGCAGATCCTCGTGATCGATGACATGCTGGGCATGTTTCAGGATTTCCAGCCGAAATTCGTCAAGCGCTTTGCCCGGATCGGAGAAATCGCCAAGTCAGCAATCGCGGATTACGCTGCGGCGGTTCGCGCGCGGCAGTTCCCGAACGAAACACATGTCTTCACCGACGCACCTGCCGTCGAACAGGGGGAACCGTGA
- the panC gene encoding pantoate--beta-alanine ligase, whose product MGLSILRTVDALRERVRCFRNAGESVAVVPTMGALHRGHLSLVETAKANADRVIVTLFVNPKQFNNASDLKAYPRTEADDAAKLAPLAVDVLFAPDVAEMYGTGFSTNVSVAGVSDGLCGAHRPGHFDGVATVVAKLLLQSGADYACFGEKDYQQLLVVRRLVADLNIPTGIIACPTVRETDGLALSSRNVRLSTQERQKAPAMAEILFESARRLTDGVQAGIVLNDARSALEDVGFDRVEYFELRDAETLQPMEHADRPARLLAAAWLGETRLIDNVPVAPSAF is encoded by the coding sequence ATGGGTCTGAGCATTCTGCGCACGGTCGATGCGCTGCGCGAACGGGTTCGGTGCTTTCGAAACGCTGGCGAAAGCGTGGCAGTGGTGCCCACCATGGGCGCCCTGCATCGGGGTCATCTCAGCCTCGTCGAGACGGCAAAGGCGAACGCCGACCGGGTGATCGTCACGCTTTTCGTCAATCCGAAGCAGTTCAACAATGCCTCGGATCTGAAAGCCTATCCCCGCACGGAAGCTGATGACGCGGCGAAACTTGCTCCGCTTGCGGTCGATGTGCTTTTCGCGCCGGATGTTGCGGAAATGTACGGGACCGGATTTTCCACAAACGTCTCGGTAGCAGGCGTCAGTGACGGGCTGTGCGGCGCCCATCGGCCCGGCCATTTTGACGGTGTGGCGACCGTGGTTGCCAAGCTGTTGCTGCAGAGCGGTGCCGACTACGCCTGCTTCGGCGAAAAAGACTACCAGCAATTGCTTGTGGTGCGCCGCCTCGTCGCCGATCTGAACATCCCGACGGGGATTATCGCCTGTCCCACGGTGCGGGAGACTGACGGCCTCGCGCTTTCTTCGCGCAATGTCCGCCTGTCCACGCAGGAGCGGCAAAAAGCACCAGCCATGGCGGAGATTCTGTTTGAAAGTGCCAGGCGCCTGACCGATGGCGTGCAGGCCGGCATTGTGCTCAACGATGCTCGCAGTGCACTTGAAGATGTCGGTTTCGACAGGGTCGAATATTTCGAACTGCGCGATGCAGAAACCCTTCAGCCGATGGAGCATGCAGATCGACCCGCCAGATTGCTGGCAGCTGCCTGGCTTGGCGAGACCCGGCTGATCGACAATGTTCCGGTCGCGCCCTCAGCTTTCTGA
- a CDS encoding AI-2E family transporter, with protein sequence MLEKSDPLRAFVVLVLAIILMVMVGWLLVIGKSVLMPIFIAVISVYVLLTASEALGRLPVIGLLPQWTRRALVLAIFVFALLVLASVMVGTAEQVIARLPVYQKNLAAMLSGILARFDIEEIPNLGTLIESLWGRINLQRLAALGLGSVGSLAGVIFMAVVYATFLMAERGGFARKVAAALPHDRASQTHSIVGEINRAIGEYLAVKTLVNIVLGALSYGVLRVFEVDFALFWAVLIGLLNYIPYVGSLMGVAFPVLLTLAQYGSFQTTFFVALLLTTAQMWVGNALEPRMIGRRINMSPFVVLVSLSVWSSLWGIPGAILAIPLTSMFAIIMANFEGTRPIALMLADDVRAFEKNDGGGSES encoded by the coding sequence ATGCTCGAGAAATCCGATCCGTTGCGCGCTTTCGTGGTTCTGGTTCTGGCCATCATCCTGATGGTGATGGTCGGCTGGCTTCTGGTGATCGGCAAATCGGTGCTGATGCCGATCTTCATTGCGGTTATTTCCGTCTACGTGCTTCTGACAGCGTCCGAGGCACTCGGGCGACTGCCGGTCATCGGCCTCCTGCCGCAATGGACCCGGCGAGCGTTGGTTCTGGCCATTTTCGTGTTCGCGCTGCTTGTGCTTGCAAGCGTGATGGTCGGGACTGCGGAACAGGTGATCGCGCGTCTGCCGGTCTATCAGAAAAACCTGGCGGCCATGCTTTCAGGCATCCTCGCCCGCTTCGACATAGAAGAGATTCCCAACCTGGGAACACTGATCGAGAGCCTCTGGGGCCGCATCAACCTGCAGCGTCTGGCAGCGCTCGGCCTCGGTTCGGTCGGCTCGCTTGCCGGCGTCATCTTCATGGCGGTTGTTTACGCGACGTTCCTGATGGCGGAGCGAGGCGGGTTCGCCCGCAAGGTGGCGGCGGCGCTGCCTCACGATCGTGCGAGCCAGACCCATTCCATCGTCGGGGAGATCAACCGGGCGATCGGCGAATATCTTGCCGTGAAGACACTTGTGAACATCGTTCTGGGCGCACTTTCCTACGGCGTATTGCGCGTGTTCGAGGTCGATTTCGCCTTGTTCTGGGCCGTATTGATCGGCTTGCTGAACTATATACCCTATGTCGGTTCGCTGATGGGGGTTGCGTTTCCGGTGTTGCTGACTCTTGCGCAATACGGCTCGTTTCAGACCACCTTTTTTGTGGCGCTCCTGCTTACCACCGCCCAGATGTGGGTCGGCAATGCGCTCGAGCCGCGCATGATCGGACGCAGGATCAACATGTCGCCCTTCGTCGTTCTGGTTTCTCTCTCGGTCTGGTCATCGCTGTGGGGCATTCCCGGCGCGATCCTTGCCATTCCGCTGACCTCCATGTTTGCCATCATCATGGCAAATTTCGAAGGCACGCGCCCCATCGCCCTGATGCTGGCCGACGACGTGCGGGCATTTGAGAAGAACGACGGAGGTGGTTCAGAAAGCTGA
- a CDS encoding phospholipase D family protein: MRIKQIMIGLISLALAIVVAIAVLRLVFPLPDISDRKPQKSIDAAPSAQLRQLLRSGEKAHPGKTGILPLTDGKDALASRLALIERAQSSIDAQYYIWHDDMSGILLLAALRDAAERGVRVRLLLDDNGVPGLDSHMAALNALPNIQIRLFNPSTVRSPKLLGYAFDFFRMNRRMHNKSFIVDGAAAIVGGRNIGDEYFQIGDAFYVDMDVLAAGAILPDTMAVFDEYWNSGSVFGVEKIMAGSGDLAAFEARVEEVRSSEDAQAVLSEFQNSAARYAKGLAALEWTDVQLVADDPVKGQGIARRDQLMIMRLGAILGEARDRLDLISAYFVPGTVGNSYFGDLAKAGKTVRILTNAMNTTDVLLVHSGYAKYRRALLEAGVELFELKLRGDASQESEMQLKPFGLSGASLHAKTFAIDGERIFIGSFNFDPRSAILNCEMGFLIDSNSLAGRISEGFDSRLGLVSYQPRLTSGDKMVWLEERENAEPLVHGEEPGATWGRRLVIKLAGWLPVEWLL, translated from the coding sequence GTGCGTATAAAGCAGATTATGATCGGTCTGATTTCCCTTGCCCTCGCTATTGTGGTGGCCATTGCCGTCCTTCGTCTTGTCTTTCCGCTACCCGACATCTCGGACCGGAAACCGCAAAAATCGATTGACGCCGCCCCCAGTGCGCAACTGCGCCAGCTGCTGCGGTCGGGAGAGAAGGCGCATCCGGGCAAGACGGGAATTCTGCCCCTTACCGATGGCAAGGACGCGCTGGCAAGCCGATTGGCTTTGATCGAGCGTGCGCAAAGCTCCATCGATGCCCAGTACTATATCTGGCACGACGACATGTCCGGCATCCTTCTGCTTGCCGCATTGCGCGACGCGGCGGAGCGCGGTGTGCGTGTGCGTCTTCTGCTCGATGACAACGGCGTGCCGGGGCTCGACTCCCATATGGCGGCGCTCAATGCCCTGCCCAACATCCAGATACGGCTCTTCAACCCGTCGACGGTGCGCAGCCCGAAACTGCTCGGATACGCATTCGATTTCTTTCGCATGAACCGGCGCATGCACAACAAGTCGTTCATCGTGGACGGAGCCGCCGCGATCGTTGGCGGGCGCAATATTGGCGATGAGTATTTTCAGATCGGCGATGCGTTCTACGTCGATATGGACGTTCTTGCTGCGGGGGCGATCCTGCCGGACACGATGGCGGTCTTCGATGAATACTGGAACAGCGGTTCCGTCTTCGGGGTCGAGAAGATCATGGCCGGCTCCGGCGATCTTGCAGCCTTCGAGGCCCGTGTCGAGGAGGTGCGCTCAAGCGAGGACGCACAGGCGGTACTCAGCGAGTTTCAAAACAGTGCGGCCCGTTATGCAAAGGGGCTGGCGGCACTCGAATGGACCGACGTCCAGCTGGTTGCCGACGATCCGGTCAAGGGGCAGGGAATCGCCCGCCGCGACCAGCTGATGATCATGCGTCTTGGTGCAATTCTGGGCGAGGCGCGGGACCGGCTCGACCTGATCTCGGCCTATTTCGTTCCCGGCACGGTGGGAAACTCCTATTTCGGGGACCTGGCAAAAGCCGGCAAGACGGTGCGCATACTCACAAACGCGATGAACACGACCGATGTTCTGCTGGTGCATAGCGGATACGCGAAGTATCGCCGTGCGCTTCTGGAAGCCGGAGTGGAACTCTTCGAACTGAAACTGCGCGGCGACGCATCGCAGGAATCCGAAATGCAGTTGAAGCCTTTCGGCCTTTCGGGCGCCAGCCTGCATGCGAAGACTTTCGCGATTGATGGCGAACGCATCTTCATCGGTTCGTTCAATTTCGATCCCCGCTCGGCCATTTTGAACTGCGAGATGGGTTTTCTGATCGATAGCAACAGCCTGGCCGGCCGGATCAGCGAGGGGTTCGACAGCAGGCTCGGTCTTGTCAGCTATCAGCCGCGTTTGACATCCGGGGACAAAATGGTCTGGCTGGAAGAACGAGAGAATGCCGAACCGCTGGTTCACGGGGAAGAGCCGGGTGCCACATGGGGGCGGCGGCTTGTGATCAAACTTGCCGGATGGCTTCCGGTGGAATGGCTGCTTTAG
- a CDS encoding ArsC family reductase translates to MTKPETVVIYGIKNCDTMKKARAWLEERDIAYTFHDYKTAGIERGRLEAWVEETGFEKLLNRAGTTFRKLPDADKADMNAEKAVRLMAEQPSMIKRPVLDLGKRRVVGFKPEIYEAEFAG, encoded by the coding sequence ATGACGAAACCGGAAACGGTGGTGATCTACGGTATCAAAAACTGCGACACGATGAAGAAGGCGCGGGCGTGGCTCGAAGAGCGAGACATTGCCTATACGTTTCACGACTACAAGACGGCAGGCATCGAGCGCGGCCGCCTGGAAGCCTGGGTGGAAGAAACTGGCTTTGAAAAACTCCTCAACCGCGCCGGCACGACGTTTCGCAAACTGCCGGATGCAGACAAGGCTGACATGAATGCCGAAAAGGCCGTGCGCCTGATGGCGGAGCAGCCAAGCATGATCAAGCGGCCGGTGCTTGATCTCGGAAAGCGCCGCGTGGTCGGATTCAAGCCCGAGATTTACGAGGCCGAGTTCGCAGGCTGA